The genomic window CAATGTTCATGTACCCGATAGCTGTAAGGGAAAAAGTCCTGGAACTCCTTGAAATGACCACCGGTGCAAGGATTACGCATTCATACCTTCGTTTTGGTGGTGTACGTGACGATCTTCCAGAAGGTTTCGAGGCAAAATGTAAGGAAACATTCGAGTACGTCAGAAAAGGTGTTGAGGAATGGGGCGAGTTGATGAAAACCGATATGATCTACAGGGAACGTACTGTAGGAGTCGGTGTCCTTACTCCTGATTTAGCAAAGGATCTTGGAGTTTCCGGTCCACCGCTGCGTGCAACAGGTGTTGCTTTTGATATAAGGAAAGATGATCCTTATCTTGTTTATGATGATCTTGACTTCAAGGTTTGTACCGAAACTGCGGGAGATATTGACGCACGTATCTGGGTGCGTGTCGCTGAAATATACGAAAGTATGTATATTGTCGAGCAGGCTCTTGACCAGATACCTTCCGGCCCACTGTTCCCGGAGAACCTCCCGTATGATCGCAGGTCCCCTGTCATGAGAGTTCCGGAAGGTGAGGTATTTTACAGGGTTGAAGATCCAAGGGGAGAAATGGGATTCTATATGGTCTCCGATGGTTCTGACAAACCCTATCGTGTAAAGATCAGAGGTCCCGTATACCCTACAATGCAGGCACTGCCACCCCTTATAAAAGGCACCCAGCTTGCAGATGTTGTAGCGATTGCGGGAAGTATGGATGCATGTACCAGTGAGGCGGATAGGTGAAAATATGTTCGATATTCCAGCAAACATTTTTCCATGGGTAAAAGCAATCGTTGGTCTTGCGCTGATAGGAGCTCTTTTCGGAGCCGGAATGGCCGCTATCTGGATTGAGCGTAAACTTGCCGGTGATATACAGGAAAGATATGGTCCCAACAGGGTAGGTCCGATGGGTCTGCTGCAGCTTGTTGCGGATGCAATTAAACTGTTTACAAAAGAAGATATTATTCCTGCCAGAGTAGACAAGATTTTGTATATAGGTGCACCGATTGTAATTATGATGTCGGTCTTTTTGATGCTTGTTGCTATTCCATTCGGGGCTGTTTACATAAACGGTGTCGAATATGTATTGGCAGCAACCCAGATGGACATAAGTATTCTCTACATTGAGGCCGTTTCTGCTATTGCCGTTATCGGTATATTTGTACTCGGATACGGACAGAATAACAAGTATGCAATGATGGGTACTTTCCGTAACTTTGCAAGAATGATCGGTTATGAGATCCCTCTGGGAATTACCATTGTAAGTGTTGCCGTGATGGCAGGCTCTCTTGATGTGGTTGAGATCGTCCATGCCCAGAGCCCCATATGGTATGCATTCCTGCAACCGATTGGTTTCATAGTATTCTTCATTGCTATGATGGCTGATATGGGTCGTCTTCCTTTCGACCAGAATGAGGCCGAAGAAGAACTTCAGGCTGGTGTTTTTACTGAATACAGTGGCATGAGATTCGGTCTGGGATTCTTCGCAGAATACTTCCATTTGATTCTCGGTTCATTCCTGATTTCACTGCTTTTCCTGGGTGGATGGAACCTTCCGGGATTTGTAACTGATAATATTGTACTTGGAATAATCCTTCCAACACTGTTCCTCATAGCCAAGGCAACGATTGTTATGATGTTTATTATCATGATGCGTTGGGCTGTCCCGAGGTTCAGGATCGACCAGGTGGTTGATCTTAGCTGGAAGAAACTCCTGCCCCTCTCCCTGTTGAACCTTGGATGGGCTATTGCATTAGGTTTGTATCTGGGAGCGTGATTAGATGGTTCTGAAAAATATCACAAGAGCTTTAAAGAACATCCGAAAGCCCCGTGTTACCAGAATGTATCCTGAAATACGCTCGGAATTGCCTGAAAGGTTCAGAGGGCTGCAAAAACTTGATAAAAGTAAATGCATCGGATGCGGAATATGTGCAAATACCTGTCCCAACTGTGCAATCAAGATTGTGAGGGCCAGGGTAAGTAAAGATAGTACCAAGACCCGGTGGTTCCCCGAAATAGATGTCGGACACTGCCTGTTTTGTGGTTTGTGTATTGACCAGTGTCCACAGGAGGCCCTCTCAAGTTCAAAGATTTATACAGATGGTATAATCAAGTGGAAACATGAGGATCTTCTCTTTACACCGGATAAACTGGCAAGGGAAGAACCTATTGACGCACCGGAGGCTGAACAATGATTGGAATAGGAGAAGCTTTGGTCTTTTTCATATTAGCAGCCGTGGTAATTTTCTTTTCCTTGGCTGCAGTGCTGGCTAAGGATATAGTCAGGGCGGCACTAGCGCTCGTCTTTTCGATGTTTACAGTGGCAGGCCTGTTTATCACGCTGAATGCCCAGTTTTTGGGTGTCGTACAGATCCTGGTATATGTAGGTGCAATAGGTGTGCTGATCCTCTTTGCCGTGATGCTTACAAAGAATACAATGGGAAGTGATGATAATGGCAACTGATAAGCCAGATATCTGGGATTCGTTTGTACACCAGTTCAATCCCCGCAGGTTCCTTATCCGTCTTGCACATATGGAAATCCCTCCACTGGAAGTAATTGGAAGGGCATTTGTAAGGGCAGCAGTTGTAGGTTTGT from Methanohalophilus halophilus includes these protein-coding regions:
- the fpoD gene encoding F420H2 dehydrogenase subunit FpoD, whose amino-acid sequence is MDTNVGPDEMLIHMGPQHVAQPGPFRLNVKVKGETVQDSEVELGFIHKGIEKILESKTYLQGIPVVDRACYLAALSNEEAFVGSVEKLVGIEPTERSQYIRVIVEELSRIQSHLLGYAEYASFLGFVSMFMYPIAVREKVLELLEMTTGARITHSYLRFGGVRDDLPEGFEAKCKETFEYVRKGVEEWGELMKTDMIYRERTVGVGVLTPDLAKDLGVSGPPLRATGVAFDIRKDDPYLVYDDLDFKVCTETAGDIDARIWVRVAEIYESMYIVEQALDQIPSGPLFPENLPYDRRSPVMRVPEGEVFYRVEDPRGEMGFYMVSDGSDKPYRVKIRGPVYPTMQALPPLIKGTQLADVVAIAGSMDACTSEADR
- the fpoH gene encoding F420H2 dehydrogenase subunit FpoH, yielding MFDIPANIFPWVKAIVGLALIGALFGAGMAAIWIERKLAGDIQERYGPNRVGPMGLLQLVADAIKLFTKEDIIPARVDKILYIGAPIVIMMSVFLMLVAIPFGAVYINGVEYVLAATQMDISILYIEAVSAIAVIGIFVLGYGQNNKYAMMGTFRNFARMIGYEIPLGITIVSVAVMAGSLDVVEIVHAQSPIWYAFLQPIGFIVFFIAMMADMGRLPFDQNEAEEELQAGVFTEYSGMRFGLGFFAEYFHLILGSFLISLLFLGGWNLPGFVTDNIVLGIILPTLFLIAKATIVMMFIIMMRWAVPRFRIDQVVDLSWKKLLPLSLLNLGWAIALGLYLGA
- the fpoI gene encoding F420H2 dehydrogenase subunit FpoI gives rise to the protein MVLKNITRALKNIRKPRVTRMYPEIRSELPERFRGLQKLDKSKCIGCGICANTCPNCAIKIVRARVSKDSTKTRWFPEIDVGHCLFCGLCIDQCPQEALSSSKIYTDGIIKWKHEDLLFTPDKLAREEPIDAPEAEQ
- a CDS encoding NADH-quinone oxidoreductase subunit J, giving the protein MIGIGEALVFFILAAVVIFFSLAAVLAKDIVRAALALVFSMFTVAGLFITLNAQFLGVVQILVYVGAIGVLILFAVMLTKNTMGSDDNGN